A genomic segment from Andrena cerasifolii isolate SP2316 chromosome 7, iyAndCera1_principal, whole genome shotgun sequence encodes:
- the Ufd4 gene encoding ubiquitin fusion-degradation 4-like isoform X8, protein MADVDPETLLEWLSMGQGDERDMQLIALEQLCMLLLMSDNVDRCFECCPPRTFLPALCRIFLDELAPDSVLEVTARAITYYLDVSAECTRRVVAIEGAVKAICSRLSGAGLGCRTSRDLAEQCIKVLELVCAREAGAVFEAGGLPCALCFIREHGARVHRDTLHSAMAVVTRLCGKVETQDASLPDCVEALSTLLRHEDAHVADGALRCFASLADRFSRRNTDPAPLASNGLVSELLHRLSNAAGPGTSIAATSGNPKTPPPSSTASTIPAPEAKSCASVSTIISLLSTLCRGSPSITHDLLRSELPDAIEKALKGDERCALDSMRLVDLLLVLLFEGRSALGRNTGGGSSGPLLPRSRRLDSAGEKSHRQLIDCIRSKDTDALIEAIDSGGIEVNFMDDVGQTLLNWASAFGTQEMVEFLCDRGADVNKGQRSSSLHYAACFGRPAIAKVLLRHGANPDLRDEDGKTPLDKARERVDEGHREVAAILQSPGEWMLPNQEHRKPETETETEFTEPKGDPEMAPVYLKRLLPVFCATFQSSMLPSVRKASLSLIRKMVHYIQPELLVETCGSDRTGGCGAMLVEVIANVLDNEEDEDGHLVVLQMIQDLMIKGKDEFLEHFARLGVFSKVAALVGPQETAPEPETESSQSGEEQRVEDAKELLVGRAYHWRDWCICRGRDCLYVWSDAAALELSNGSNGWFRFILDGKLATMYSSGSPEGGPDTSGKGRNTESLTTEENRGEFLEKLQRARSQVKPNSASQPVLSRPGTTRLVVGNWALSSRKESELCIHNSDGQQQATILREDLPGFIFESNRGTKHSFTAETSLGPEFAAGWAGKRGKRLRSKIEAIKQKVKVQAQDIYERYFKAAQAQPRGVVAKLGGIVSQVEKACQKQQSGNREWRNMLQIALEELKVLLNEEGRVSAYELHSSGLVQALLSLLAAPPGPQPPTLRATKLRMQRIAVFKSCFHTADVSKEHNSAKILVHKLVSVLESIEKLPVYLYDTPGSGYGLQILTRRLRFRLEKANGESSLIDRSGRSLKMEPLSTIQQLENHLLKMVAKQWHDHDRSTFTFVKKLKEGSRITFKYQYDFDESGLLYWIGTNAKTCSEWVNPGQYGLVVVTSSDGRNLPYGHLEDVLSRDPSALNCHTNDDKRAWFSIDLGVWIIPSAYTLRHARGYGMSALRNWMFQASKDGVTWTMLYAHVDDSSLNDPGNTATWTLEPPIDETQGWRHLRLQQIGTNASGHTHYLSVSGFEVYGEVTGVCEDLGRAAREAEAGVRKQRRLIKSQMLRHLVVGARVARGLDWKWRDQDGVPPNEGTVTGELHNGWIDVTWDHGGSNSYRMGAEGKYDLRLVGTGLDSDSGSKCKTATGVLTGRKSSSTPSLPDCTDTVMRGSVASTDQAASADNLAAKQAAESIAESVLSVARAEAVVAVTGEGGANSTGELSVVLHPRLDTTVTSDLATIVESLALNTDCPANSNSNRASSSSKPLFGTVRGNKPGVNLLSLEAAEALDRVREGADRLRNNTNSFLSGELLSLMPVRINVSGESEENSLRIKCVQSHHSEIADAAKECSRDKEASSSTQNTTGGCPVVVTNPMSVSVPNLACSDANNTLEPTAATGLLQTFAAMARRRTLGPTGEQHIASNSNTGSNSRGPNSVSSLVRLALSPNFPGGLLSTAQSYPSLTSSGQVAGSGVTTTTGPGLGQGLTMSLTSTSSDSEQVSLEDFLESCGGVASSSVGGGRTTGGPTLLTELEGDEDGVLEEEEDNDENDEDEDDEEYEEVGDACEDDYEEVTVSRNLLAAFMEEETPQTSKRRAWDDEFVLKRQFSALIPAFDPRPGRTNINQTTDLEVPPPGSETQSSARVGLLPMPRLSLTLKGPGLPGIPDVELSLTEPHSSIFQAVQELMQLTELGSRQEKLRRIWEPTYTIIYKESRDEESSGRATPIVTLYSRNTTQNSSVCTVEDVLQLLRHVYVLSTSRDDVKHTDYEESEDSTCWVHPDDFTSKKITNKIVQQIQDPLALAAGALPNWCEELARSCPFLLPFETRRLYFSCTAFGASRSIVWLQTQRDAVLERQRAPGLSPRRDDSHEFRVGRLKHERVSVPRGEKLLDWAEQVMKVHASRKSILEVEFVGEEGTGLGPTLEFFALVAAELQRKDLGLWLCDDEDTLDTEQSRVSGEQIRPAGYYVTRPSGLFPAPLPQESTACDRAVRYFWFLGVFLAKVLQDNRLVDLPLSRPFLKLMCHGDITNNVNEKIGLSGVAQESMSSSMSSSFISEEGEADTAYSSLEPSPWYAGLLDIEDLTLVDPVRGDFLKEIQAATAKRDRTYSDGRSSADEESSLHITHPSGMSVSIEDLALTMTYSPSSKIFGHEQVELVEGGVETSITMENAREYAEVTINYCLDQGISRQLESFKAGFSKVFPMEKLHAFSPEEVRAMLCGEQNPQWTREDLLNYTEPKLGYTRESPGFQRFVNVLLSLTGPERKAFLQFATGCSALPPGGLCNLHPRLTVVRKVDAGSGGYPSVNTCVHYLKLPEYPTEEILKERLLAATRERGFHLN, encoded by the exons ATGGCTGACGTCGATCCGGAAACTTTATTGGAATGGCTCAGCATGGGTCAGGGAGATGAAAGGGACATGCAATTAATTGCTCTAGAGCAATTATGCATGTTGTTACTCATGTCTGATAACGTTGACCGATGCTTTGAATG CTGTCCTCCACGCACATTTCTTCCGGCgttatgtagaatttttttggaTGAACTCGCACCAGATAGCGTATTAGAAGTGACCGCTCGAGCCATTACGTATTACTTGGACGTTTCCGCAGAATGTACACGCAGGGTAGTAGCTATAGAAGGCGCTGTAAAGGCTATTTGCAGTCGCCTATCCGGAGCTGGATTAGGTTGCAGAACTAGTCGGGATTTAGCGGAGCAGTGCATAAAG GTATTGGAACTTGTTTGCGCAAGGGAGGCTGGTGCTGTGTTCGAAGCTGGTGGCCTTCCGTGTGCTTTATGCTTTATTCGGGAGCACGGGGCCCGTGTTCACCGCGACACCCTGCACTCGGCAATGGCTGTAGTTACCCGTTTGTGCGGAAAGGTGGAAACTCAAGACGCATCTTTACCCGATTGCGTCGAAGCTTTGTCAACATTACTGAGACACGAGGATGCACATGTCGCTGACGGGGCGCTTCGTTGTTTCGCGTCATTGGCTGATAGGTTTTCAAGGAGAAATACAGACCCTGCTCCTTTAGCAAGCAATGGATTAGTGTCTGAGCTCTTGCACAG GCTATCAAATGCAGCGGGGCCTGGCACATCGATAGCAGCTACTTCCGGGAATCCAAAGACACCACCACCTTCTAGTACAGCATCAACGATCCCTGCTCCGGAAGCAAAATCTTGCGCTTCTGTTTCTACTATAATTAGCCTTCTGTCAACGCTTTGCAGAGGATCACCTTCAATTACCCACGACCTTCTACGCTCCGAGCTACCAGACGCAATCGAGAAAGCTTTGAAAGGAGACGAACGATGCGCTCTGGATTCTATGAGATTAGTCGATTTATTGCTGGTTTTACTATTCGAGGGCAGATCAGCGTTGGGTCGCAATACAGGCGGGGGTTCGTCCGGCCCCCTGTTGCCGCGATCAAGACGTTTGGATAGTGCCGGGGAAAAGTCTCACCGGCAGTTAATCGACTGTATTCGATCGAAAGACACAGATGCGCTGATAGAAGCTATAGATTCTGGAGGCATCGAAGTTAATTTTATGGACGATGTCGGGCAAACGTTGCTGAATTGGGCGTCCGCTTTTGGAACACAGGAGATGGTTGAATTTTTGTGCGACAGGGGAGCAGATGTGAATAAAGGTCAAAGGTCGTCTAGTCTGCATTACGCTGCCTGCTTCGGGAGACCAGCTATTGCTAAAGTATTGCTTAGGCATGGGGCGAATCCGGATTTACGAGACGAAGATGGAAAGACGCCGTTAGATAAGGCAAGGGAGCGCGTGGACGAAGGGCACAGAGAAGTGGCAGCTATATTGCAATCGCCCGGAGAATGGATGTTGCCGAACCAAGAGCACAGAAAGCCAGAAACGGAAACCGAGACGGAATTCACGGAGCCGAAAGGTGATCCCGAAATGGCTCCGGTGTATTTAAAGAGGCTCCTGCCTGTATTTTGCGCAACCTTTCAATCATCTATGTTGCCGAGTGTTAGGAAAGCCAGCTTAAGTTTAATTAGGAAGATGGTGCATTATATACAACCAGAGCTACTTGTCGAGACATGTGGTTCGGACAGAACGGGAGGTTGTGGCGCTATGCTTGTGGAAGTGATCGCTAATGTTCTGGATAACGAG GAGGACGAAGACGGACACTTAGTGGTTTTGCAAATGATACAAGATTTGATGATAAAAGGCAAAGATGAATTTCTAGAACATTTTGCTCGCTTGGGAGTGTTCTCCAAAGTCGCGGCGCTAGTTGGACCGCAAGAGACCGCCCCGGAGCCGGAGACGGAGTCGAGTCAATCGGGAGAAGAGCAAAGAGTAGAAGATGCCAAAGAGCTTCTGGTGGGAAGAGCTTATCACTGGAGAGATTGGTGTATTTGCAGAGGACGCGATTGCTTGTATGTCTGGTCGGATGCGGCTGCCTTAGAATTATCGAATGGAAGTAACGGATGGTTCAGGTTCATACTGGATGGGAAGTTAGCGACGATGTACTCCAGCGGAAGCCCAGAAGGTGGGCCAGACACGTCAG GAAAAGGGAGGAACACAGAGTCGCTTACCACCGAAG AGAACCGGGGCGAATTTCTGGAGAAATTACAAAGAGCGCGCAGCCAAGTGAAACCGAATTCCGCGAGTCAACCGGTGCTCTCGCGGCCGGGCACGACACGGCTGGTTGTAGGAAATTGGGCATTGTCTAGCAGAAAAGAAAGCGAATTGTGTATACATAATAGCGATGGCCAGCAGCAAGCTACCATTTTGAGAGAAGATTTGCCGGGATTTATTTTTGAATCGAATCGTGGTACAAAGCATTCCTTTACAGCAGAGACAAGCTTGG GTCCTGAATTTGCAGCAGGCTGGGCTGGTAAGAGAGGAAAGAGATTGAGATCCAAGATCGAAGCTATTAAACAGAAAGTTAAAGTTCAAGCACAAGACATTTACGAACGTTACTTCAAAGCTGCCCAGGCTCAGCCGCGTGGAGTGGTCGCCAAGCTGGGCGGCATTGTTAGTCAAGTGGAAAAGGCTTGTCAGAAGCAACAGTCTGGAAATCGAGAGTGGCGTAATATGCTACAAATTGCTCTTGAAGAACTTAAAGTCTTACTGAACGAAGAAGGAAGAGTCTCTGCGTATGAACTACACTCTAGTGGTTTAGTACAAGCGTTACTCTCGCTATTGGCAGCTCCACCGGGGCCACAACCGCCGACGTTGAGAGCAACGAAGCTCAGGATGCAACGGATAGCAGTGTTTAAGAGTTGCTTCCATACCGCGGACGTTAGTAAAGAGCACAACTCCGCTAAAATTCTAGTCCACAAATTGGTTTCAGTCTTGGAGTCCATTGAGAAATTACCCGTTTATTTGTACGACACACCTGGCTCGGGATATGGTTTACAAATTCTAACCAGGAGACTGCGTTTTCGGTTAGAGAAGGCAAATGGCGAGAGCTCTCTGATAGATAGATCTGGTAGGAGCCTAAAAATGGAGCCGTTGAGTACTATACAGCAATTAGAGAATCATTTACTAAAGATGGTAGCGAAGCAATGGCACGATCACGATAGATCGACGTTTACGTTTgttaagaaattgaaagaagGTAGTAGAATAACATTTAAGTATCAATATGATTTTGACGAAAGCGGTTTGTTGTATTGGATCGGTACGAATGCAAAAACATGCTCCGAATGGGTGAATCCCGGGCAGTACGGCTTGGTTGTCGTCACGTCCAGCGATGGAAGAAATCTACCGTACGGCCATCTCGAAGACGTTCTGAGCCGCGATCCGTCGGCGTTGAATTGTCATACGAACGACGACAAGCGCGCGTGGTTCTCGATCGATTTAGGAGTCTGGATTATCCCAAGCGCTTACACACTAAGACACGCGAGAGGATATGGCATGAGTGCACTGCGAAACTGGATGTTCCAAGCATCGAAGGACGGCGTTACTTGGACCATGCTGTATGCCCACGTGGACGATTCGTCGTTGAATGATCCTGGTAATACGGCCACTTGGACGTTGGAGCCGCCGATAGATGAGACGCAAGGCTGGCGTCACTTACGATTGCAACAAATTGGGACGAACGCTTCGGGCCATACGCATTACCTATCTGTATCTGGCTTTGAAGTTTACGGAGAAGTTACCGGAGTCTGCGAGGACTTGGGTCGCGCGGCTAGAGAAGCCGAGGCTGGAGTTCGGAAGCAACGAAGGCTAATCAAATCTCAAATGCTCCGTCATCTGGTTGTGGGCGCTAGGGTCGCCAGAGGTTTAGACTGGAAATGGAGGGATCAGGATGGTGTTCCACCGA ATGAAGGAACTGTAACGGGGGAACTACATAATGGCTGGATAGATGTAACATGGGATCACGGTGGTTCCAATTCTTATAGAATGGGCGCGGAGGGGAAATACGATTTAAGATTAGTCGGTACCGGCCTCGACTCGGATAGCGGGTCGAAGTGTAAAACGGCCACTGGAGTTTTAACGGGACGAAAGTCTAGTAGCACCCCTAGTTTACCAGACTGCACCGACACTGTTATGCGCGGTTCAGTGGCGTCGACGGACCAAGCAGCGAGTGCAGATAATTTGGCAGCGAAG CAAGCCGCCGAGTCGATAGCGGAAAGTGTGTTGTCGGTTGCTCGCGCTGAAGCGGTCGTTGCCGTAACCGGCGAAGGTGGAGCAAATTCAACGGGCGAATTGTCCGTTGTGTTACATCCAAGGCTTGACACTACCGTGACGAGTGATCTGGCGACAATTGTCGAGAGTCTTGCCCTTAACACTGACTGTCCTGCCAACAGTAACAGCAATCGTGCGTCTAGTAGTTCGAAACCTCTGTTTGGTACGGTGCGAGGAAATAAG CCAGGTGTAAATTTATTGAGTTTGGAAGCCGCCGAAGCGTTGGACCGTGTTAGAGAAGGAGCCGATAGACTGCGCAATAACACTAACAGCTTCCTGAGCGGAGAGTTACTTAGTTTAATGCCCGTTAGAATCAACGTATCAGGGGAATCCGAGGAAAATTCATTGAGGATCAAATGCGTTCAAAGTCACCACTCCGAGATTGCTGATG CTGCCAAAGAATGCAGTCGAGACAAAGAAGCTAGCTCATCCACGCAGAATACAACGGGTGGCTGTCCTGTTGTCGTTACCAATCCCATGTCTGTGTCTGTCCCGAACCTTGCTTGTTCCGATGCTAACAATACTTTGGAACCAACAGCTGCTACCGGTTTATTGCAAACGTTTGCCGCCATGGCTCGAAGACGAACACTGG GACCTACAGGTGAGCAACACATTGCTTCGAATTCCAATACTGGTTCAAATTCGCGCGGACCTAATTCTGTGTCGAGTCTAGTTCGACTCGCCCTAAGTCCTAATTTTCCTGGTGGCTTACTGAGTACTGCTCAAAGCTATCCAAGTTTGACCAGCAGTGGTCAAGTAGCTGGTAGCGGTGTTACAACGACGACTGGACCTGGCTTAGGACAAGGGCTTACAATGTCCCTGACTAGTACAAGTAGCGATAGCGAACAG GTCAGTCTGGAAGACTTTTTGGAGTCTTGCGGAGGTGTCGCAAGCTCTAGTGTTGGCGGAGGTAGAACAACAGGCGGGCCGACCCTTTTGACCGAATTAGAAGGTGATGAGGATGGTGttctcgaagaagaagaagacaacGATGAAAATGACGAAGAT GAGGATGACGAAGAATACGAAGAAGTTGGCGATGCCTGTGAGGATGATTACGAAGAGGTGACGGTAAGTCGCAATCTACTGGCGGCGTTTATGGAGGAAGAAACCCCTCAGACCAGTAAGAGGCGTGCCTGGGACGATGAGTTCGTTTTAAAACGACAATTCTCAGCCTTGATTCCTGCCTTTGACCCGCGACCCGGCCGAACAAATATCAACCAG ACAACGGACTTGGAAGTTCCACCACCGGGCAGTGAAACTCAGTCGAGTGCTCGCGTAGGATTACTGCCAATGCCTAGGCTTTCGTTAACACTGAAAGGCCCCGGACTTCCAGGAATACCCGACGTCGAACTATCTCTCACGGAACCACATTCTAGTATTTTCCAAGCAGTACAAGAATTAATGCAGCTAACAGAATTAGGCAGCCGACAAGAGAAGCTGAGGAGAATATGGGAACCAACTTACAC TATAATATACAAAGAATCCAGGGAtgaggaatcgtctgggagagCGACGCCTATCGTGACATTGTATTCTCGCAATACTACCCAGAACTCTTCAGTGTGCACTGTGGAAGACGTTTTACAACTTCTCAGGCACGTTTACGTTTTAAGTACCTCCCGCGACGACGTAAAACACACCGATTACGAAGAGTCCGAGGACTCCACGTGCTGGGTCCATCCGGACGATTTTACTTCGAAGAAGATTACGAACAAGATAGTACAACAAATTCAAGATCCTTTGGCGTTGGCTGCTGGGGCGTTGCCGAACTGGTGCGAAGAGTTGGCAAGGAGTTGTCCATTTTTGTTACCATTCGAGACCAGACGATTGTACTTCAGCTGCACCGCCTTCGGAGCGTCGCGATCCATCGTTTGGCTTCAGACGCAAAGAGATGCTGTCCTCGAGAGGCAGAGAGCACCGGGATTAAGTCCACGGCGGGACGACAGTCACGAATTCCGCGTGGGTCGACTGAAACATGAAAGAGTCAGCGTACCTAGGGGAGAGAAATTATTAGACTGGGCAGAACAAGTAATGAAA GTGCACGCAAGTCGCAAGAGTATATTGGAAGTTGAATTTGTCGGCGAGGAAGGAACTGGTCTTGGGCCAACGCTAGAATTCTTCGCGTTAGTCGCTGCGGAATTGCAGCGCAAAGACCTAGGCCTATGGTTGTGCGACGACGAAGACACACTTGACACAGAACAATCACGGGTCTCTGGAGAACAGATCCGACCTGCTGGGTATTATGTTACCAGACCGAGTGGATTGTTCCCCGCTCCGTTACCGCAAGAGTCCACGGCCTGCGATCGCGCTGTTCGATACTTTTGGTTCTTAGGTGTATTCCTAGCGAAAGTTCTGCAGGATAATAGATTAGTTGACTTACCGTTGTCCCGTCCTTTCTTAAAATTAATGTGTCACGGCGACATCACAAACAATGTGAACGAAAAGATTGGTCTCTCTGGTGTCGCGCAAGAAAGTATGTCGTCCAGCATGTCTAGTAGCTTCATATCGGAAGAGGGCGAAGCGGACACTGCGTACTCCTCGCTGGAACCCTCTCCGTGGTACGCCGGCTTACTGGATATCGAAGACCTTACGCTGGTGGATCCAGTCAGGGGCGATTTTCTGAAGGAAATACAGGCCGCGACTGCTAAACGTGATAGAACGTATTCCGATGGTCGCAGTTCTGCCGACGAGGAATCATCGCTGCACATTACTCATCCATCCGGAATGTCAGTGTCTATCGAAGATCTGGCTCTGACGATGACGTACTCCCCAAGCTCGAAGATCTTCGGACACGAACAAGTGGAACTGGTAGAGGGTGGCGTAGAAACCTCGATCACTATGGAGAATGCACGAGAATACGCTGAGGTGACAATTAATTATTGTCTCGATCAAGGAATCTCTAGGCAGCTCGAATCGTTTAAAGCCGGTTTCTCGAAAGTCTTCCCGATGGAGAAGCTCCACGCTTTCAGCCCGGAAGAGGTCAGGGCCATGCTTTGTGGAGAACAAAACCCACAATGGACCAGAGAAGATTTGCTCAATTACACAGAGCCGAAGCTGGGTTATACTAGAGAAAG TCCTGGGTTCCAGAGATTTGTCAATGTTCTGCTTTCGTTGACCGGTCCAGAGAGGAAGGCTTTCCTACAATTCGCTACAGGATGCTCGGCTTTACCTCCTGGAGGATTATGTAATTTACATCCTAGATTGACTGTTGTGCGAAAGGTAGACGCTGGTTCAGGTGGTTACCCCTCAGTTAACACCTGtgttcattatttaaaattacCAGAGTACCCTACCGAAGAAATACTTAAAGAGAGACTCTTGGCCGCGACAAGAGAAAGAGGATTTCACTTAAATTAA